GTCCACTTCAAGCTGCCACAGCAGCAGGCCAAGCTCTCCGTGCCCGCAAACGCTCTGCTCTTCCGTTCGGAAGGTCTTCGCGTTGCCGTCGTTCGTGACGGCCATGTGCACCTCCAGCCCATCACTATCGCGAAAGACAACGGAGCTACGCTCGAGGTCGCGTCCGGCGTCAAGCCCGAGGATCAGGTCATTCTTGATCCGCCCGACTCGCTCGCTGAAGGCCAGCCGGTCCGCGTCAATCCCAACGGAGTTGCCGTACGATGACGCGTCGCACTCAGTCCCTCACGCTCTTCGCAGCTCCGTTGCTTCTCGCCGGCTGCATGGTCGGTCCCAAGTACATCGTGCCGAAAACGGGGATGGCTCCCTCCTTCAAGGAGGCTGGCCCCGTGCCGTACAAGGAGACCGCGGCCGATGGAACCACATGGCAAACCGCCACGCCGGAAGACGCAATTCCCCGCGGCTCATGGTGGACGCTGTTCAATGATGCCGAGTTGAACACGCTCGAGCCGAAGGTCGAGCAGGCCAACCAGACACTCAAGCAGGCCGACGCCAACCTCCGCGCCGCACGCGCGGAAATCAACGTCCGCAAGGCCGACCGCTTCCCAACCGTCGGCGTCAACCCCGTCTTCGGAGCGCAGCGCTACTCCGGCAACCCCTACTTCAACCCGTCTCCAGGCTTCACGCCAACACAGACCGTGCAGTATCCGTTTGAGGTCAACTATGAGGTCGACCTCTGGGGACAGGTTCGTCACAACATCGCCGCCGGCAAAGAGGAGTTCCAGGCGACTGCGGCCGAGCGAGCGAACGTGCTGCTCTCTCTCCAGGCCGAGCTCGCCTTCGACTACTTCAACCTCCGCACCGACGACACGCTGCACCAGCTCCTCAACGACACTGTCACGCAATACAAGGAAGCTGTTCGCATCACCACCAACCGCTACAACGGCGGCCTCGCCATAAAGAGCGACGTTACCCAGGCCGAGACTCAGCTCCAGACTGCCATCGTTGCTGCGTCCGACGTCACTATCGAACGCGCGCAGTACGAGCACGCCATCGCAAACCTCATCGGCGTCGCGCCCGCCTCGCTCACAATTCCATTCTCTCCGCTGCCCGAGGACACCACACCTCCCGTTGTTCCCCCCGGTCTTCCCTCAGAGCTGCTCGAGCGCCGTCCTGATGTCGCCGCCGCTGAGCGCCGCGCCAACGATGCCAACGAAGCAATCGGCATCGCCCAGGCCGCCTTCTATCCCTCCATCAATCTCAGCGGAGCCCTTGGCTTTCAGTCGAACGCCGCCGTGCAATCCATCTTCTCGCCGGCAAGCGTCGTGTACTCGCTCGGCCCCGGCCTCGCGTACACCTTCTTCGACGGCGGCCGCCGCCGCGGAATTAAAGAAGAATCTCTCGCACTGTTCGACCGCAACTCCGCGACCTATAAGCAAACCGTTCTCGACGCCGTGCAGCAGGTTGAAGACAACCTCGTCTCCCTACGCGTTCTTCAGCAGGAAGCCGCGCAGCAGCGCGCTGGCACGACGGCAGCGCAGGAGTCCGAACGCATCTTCAACAACCGCTACGTCGGCGGCGTCGATACCTACCTCCAGGTCGTCACCGCCCAGACCGCCGCTCTCAACAGCGAAGTCAACGACATCAACATCCTTCGCCGCCGCATGGACGACACCGTTCTGCTCGTCAAAGTGCTGGGCGGCGGCTGGGACCGCTCACAGCTCCCGACGCCGTAAAAGACAGTGGTTAGTAGTTATCGTTAGTGGCTAGTAGTTAGTGGTTAGTGGTTAGTTCCCCATTCATGACGACGTTTTTTCGTCATGGGTGGGGTCGCACATTTTCCAACCACGCG
This is a stretch of genomic DNA from Acidobacteriaceae bacterium. It encodes these proteins:
- a CDS encoding efflux transporter outer membrane subunit; this translates as MTRRTQSLTLFAAPLLLAGCMVGPKYIVPKTGMAPSFKEAGPVPYKETAADGTTWQTATPEDAIPRGSWWTLFNDAELNTLEPKVEQANQTLKQADANLRAARAEINVRKADRFPTVGVNPVFGAQRYSGNPYFNPSPGFTPTQTVQYPFEVNYEVDLWGQVRHNIAAGKEEFQATAAERANVLLSLQAELAFDYFNLRTDDTLHQLLNDTVTQYKEAVRITTNRYNGGLAIKSDVTQAETQLQTAIVAASDVTIERAQYEHAIANLIGVAPASLTIPFSPLPEDTTPPVVPPGLPSELLERRPDVAAAERRANDANEAIGIAQAAFYPSINLSGALGFQSNAAVQSIFSPASVVYSLGPGLAYTFFDGGRRRGIKEESLALFDRNSATYKQTVLDAVQQVEDNLVSLRVLQQEAAQQRAGTTAAQESERIFNNRYVGGVDTYLQVVTAQTAALNSEVNDINILRRRMDDTVLLVKVLGGGWDRSQLPTP